DNA from Laspinema palackyanum D2c:
GCAGTCGCCTCGTAGCCGCCGGATGGGCACCGCAATCTCAACCCTTTGCAGACGGAATCAACCTGATTGCCAAAAAACCGGGTAGGAATCCTGAAGGGGGAAGTATCCTCCTCGGCGCACATTATGATACCGTTCCCGGTTCTGCCGGTGCCAGTGATAATGGCAGTGGGGTGGCGGTGTTGTTGGAAGTGGCGCGACTGTTGCAGGACCGGCAAACTGAGCGATCGCTAGAGTTGGCCTTTTTTGACTTAGAGGAAATCGGATTACATGGCAGTTTTGCCTTTGCCAGCGATCCCAACTTAATCGCGGACTTGCGCGGTGCGATCGTGGTGGATATGGTGGGATATGCTTGTTATCAAGCGGGATGTCAGGATTATCCCAGTCAACTCCCTATTCAACCGCCTAGCGATCGCGGTGACTTTATTGCCGTTATTGGGGATACGGAACATTTACCCCTGCTGGAAGTGTTCCAGATGGAAACGGCGGCTAATAATTTACCGCCAGTTTATACTTTACCCGTTCCCTTTAAAGGGTTATTGATTCCGGATACCCTGCGAAGTGACCATGCTCCCTTTTGGTATCATGGGATTGGGGCAGTT
Protein-coding regions in this window:
- a CDS encoding M28 family peptidase, whose amino-acid sequence is MKQKIWILLCLLSAIAIILVSLTRHPSPVSFEPPDAPLSQQPADPVPPLPEPSPLTLEFRRAPAVVPSRLMADLEALAFDRSTPDSREQSREYIRSRLVAAGWAPQSQPFADGINLIAKKPGRNPEGGSILLGAHYDTVPGSAGASDNGSGVAVLLEVARLLQDRQTERSLELAFFDLEEIGLHGSFAFASDPNLIADLRGAIVVDMVGYACYQAGCQDYPSQLPIQPPSDRGDFIAVIGDTEHLPLLEVFQMETAANNLPPVYTLPVPFKGLLIPDTLRSDHAPFWYHGIGAVLVTDTGNLRSPHYHQPSDIPQSIDQPFFIGSAQRIADVIVTLLESQGSLETNSIRTEANLGM